The following proteins come from a genomic window of Scomber japonicus isolate fScoJap1 chromosome 4, fScoJap1.pri, whole genome shotgun sequence:
- the pard6b gene encoding partitioning defective 6 homolog beta — protein MNKNHRVPSSRSLSAVEVKSKFGAEFRRFSLDRSKPGRFDEFYGLLQHVHRIPNVELLVGYADVHGDLLPINNDDNYHKAISTAAPLLRLFLQRKEEADYSTFGTDSLTRKKNTVLSAVLLRPDANRKKPPVIISLPRDFRPVSSIIDVDILPETHRRVRLYKHGQEKPLGFYIRDGSSVRVTPQGLEKVPGIFISRMVPGGLAESTGLLAVNDEVLEVNGIEVAGKSLDQVTDMMIANSHNLIITVKPANQRNNIVRSGGGGAASGSSGRSSDSGASYYGYSSQGVVGAAASMPSHIIQNFPVGELESDEDDEDLVIEAGGDAEPIRRAPSNYSMPSLPRYEPHLNLRVTTTSTSNLSINANGTLQASASSGSLSNANVTSTTPSPDRAMDRRSLEEDGTVITL, from the exons ATGAACAAAAACCACCGTGTGCCGAGCAGCCGTTCTCTGAGTGCCGTGGAGGTGAAGAGCAAG TTCGGCGCAGAGTTCCGTCGCTTCTCCCTGGACCGGTCCAAGCCGGGCCGCTTCGATGAGTTCTACGGCCTCCTGCAGCACGTGCACCGCATCCCCAATGTGGAGCTGCTGGTGGGCTACGCCGACGTGCACGGCGACCTGCTGCCCATCAACAATGACGACAACTACCACAAGGCCATCTCAACAGCTGCTCCCCTGCTCAGGCTGTTCCTGCAGAGGAAAG AGGAAGCTGATTACTCAACGTTTGGTACCGATTCTCTGACCAGGAAGAAAAACACGGTGCTTTCGGCAGTTCTTTTGCGGCCTGATGCCAACAGGAAAAAACCTCCAGTTATCATCAGTCTCCCGAGGGACTTCCGCCCCGTCTCCTCCATCATCGATGTGGACATCCTGCCTGAGACGCACCGACGTGTGCGTCTATACAAGCACGGCCAGGAGAAGCCATTGGGCTTCTACATTCGTGACGGCTCCAGTGTGCGGGTCACACCGCAGGGTCTGGAGAAGGTCCCGGGCATTTTCATCTCTCGTATGGTGCCCGGCGGGCTGGCAGAGAGCACCGGCCTGCTAGCAGTAAATGACGAGGTGCTGGAGGTGAATGGTATCGAGGTGGCTGGGAAGTCTCTGGACCAGGTGACGGACATGATGATCGCCAACAGCCACAACCTCATCATCACCGTGAAGCCTGCCAACCAGCGGAACAATATTGTTCGCAGTGGAGGAGGGGGTGCAGCGTCCGGTAGCTCGGGGCGCTCATCGGACAGCGGAGCCAGCTATTACGGCTACTCATCGCAGGGTGTGGTCGGCGCAGCGGCCTCCATGCCATCGCATATCATCCAGAATTTCCCTGTCGGGGAACTGGAGAGCGACGAGGACGACGAGGACCTAGTGATCGAGGCGGGAGGCGACGCCGAGCCCATCAGACGCGCCCCCTCCAACTACAGCATGCCCTCTCTGCCTCGCTACGAGCCGCACCTCAACCTCCGAGTTACCACCACATCCACGTCCAATCTCTCAATCAACGCCAACGGGACCCTGCAAGCCAGCGCCAGCAGCGGATCACTAAGCAACGCCAATGTGACGTCGACTACGCCGTCGCCAGACAGAGCAATGGATAGGCGGAGTCTGGAGGAGGATGGCACTGTTATAACTCTGTAG